Proteins from a single region of Paenibacillus sp. BIHB 4019:
- a CDS encoding TetR/AcrR family transcriptional regulator produces the protein MREGLDSVSVRRVADEMAMSLGAIRHYFVSQDELLVFSMQLVSQRVNERIQALPFTGMVRHDMELIIWELMPLEEVSMQEALIWLAFAGRASVSEAIRAISLSTYEEIYNGLRRSLEHLIQQGVTIANIDAEYETARLHALVDGLVVHGVTYPQRFSKEMMKSIVSRHLDTLMKIP, from the coding sequence ATGAGGGAAGGGCTGGACAGCGTCTCCGTACGCCGCGTTGCCGATGAGATGGCCATGTCGCTAGGAGCCATTAGACATTATTTTGTTTCGCAGGACGAGCTGCTGGTCTTTTCCATGCAGCTTGTTTCACAGCGTGTCAATGAGCGCATACAAGCGCTGCCTTTTACCGGAATGGTTCGCCACGATATGGAGCTGATCATCTGGGAGCTGATGCCGCTTGAGGAAGTGAGTATGCAAGAAGCGCTAATTTGGCTCGCCTTCGCAGGAAGGGCGTCCGTAAGCGAAGCGATACGAGCGATAAGCCTCAGCACCTATGAGGAAATATACAACGGCCTAAGAAGGTCGTTAGAGCATCTTATTCAGCAAGGCGTAACGATAGCAAATATAGATGCCGAATACGAAACGGCAAGGCTTCATGCCCTGGTGGACGGGCTTGTCGTGCATGGCGTCACCTATCCACAGCGGTTCAGCAAGGAAATGATGAAAAGCATCGTTAGCCGGCATCTCGATACACTGATGAAAATTCCCTGA
- a CDS encoding ClbS/DfsB family four-helix bundle protein yields MPSPDHKWNQLGGLYQSFYERYSAYSLSELRDLFRKEEQRWLE; encoded by the coding sequence ATGCCATCTCCAGATCACAAATGGAACCAGCTCGGTGGCCTGTACCAATCTTTTTACGAGAGGTACAGTGCCTATTCCCTGTCTGAGCTTAGAGATTTATTCCGGAAAGAGGAGCAGCGCTGGCTGGAATGA
- a CDS encoding GNAT family N-acetyltransferase — MSENPILISFPESFETERLLIRAPQWGDGVFSNEAIGESLDQLKPWMPFAQTMPTVEQSEAYVRKARLNFLERTDLPLHLFDKRTGEFVGSSGLHRFDWDVRRFEIGYWLRTSRSGQGLMTEAVNGITTFAIQELKASRIEIRCNEMNHASARVAERAGFTLEGILRKSAREQTGELANTCVYAKVKGYEF; from the coding sequence ATGAGCGAAAATCCAATTTTAATTTCTTTCCCTGAATCGTTTGAAACCGAGCGCTTGCTCATTCGGGCTCCGCAGTGGGGGGACGGTGTTTTTAGCAATGAGGCGATTGGTGAAAGCCTGGACCAGTTGAAGCCGTGGATGCCATTTGCACAAACCATGCCTACTGTAGAGCAATCGGAAGCTTATGTAAGGAAGGCTAGGTTGAATTTTTTGGAGCGAACCGATTTGCCCCTGCATTTGTTTGATAAGCGGACGGGCGAATTTGTCGGCAGCAGCGGATTGCACCGATTTGACTGGGATGTGCGGAGGTTTGAAATCGGCTATTGGCTGAGAACGTCGCGTTCCGGCCAAGGTTTGATGACGGAGGCGGTAAATGGAATTACCACCTTTGCCATTCAAGAGTTGAAAGCCAGCCGAATCGAAATTCGCTGTAATGAGATGAATCACGCCAGTGCGCGGGTAGCGGAGCGGGCCGGTTTTACGCTGGAGGGCATTTTGCGAAAGTCCGCCCGTGAGCAGACAGGCGAGCTTGCTAATACTTGTGTTTATGCGAAGGTGAAAGGGTATGAATTTTAA